A section of the Bifidobacterium sp. ESL0728 genome encodes:
- a CDS encoding SNF2-related protein codes for MDWHASVYGSRTGSSGGFGLGSGSDDDTFGGIADPDGGVTFGAAEPAVPEKVLRQRGGKAFYRAYEVISSGRMHNLTCTPGEDGTLLAASVEPADEFADDYAVSARIDENHGEIIDSYCTCPAFGRFGTICKHVIALIMQYNDTPQKFEERGNGVAATGARGGAGIGARRQKVVRRTSRVLRSFMQQEDTQLQEQAKNRQLDLLKEVSSRASGDIGSGVALSRHMPIGSVVLRPMLENSGRDWYLRLHIAVPSKGISYVVKDVRALVEAVQHREFVTYGKKLAFVHSRDSFDERSRSILAILGRAIEIRKSVSGDYEFYQSKAEAQEMRLSDDETAELLDLFVDADATLDYVPLHGNFASAVPVRVVEGDPDLGLEVVRADDEDGETDGSTSASIQKSTRQKDDKSSQKYGYVIRHSLNIQKFIIGRGSSFVVAGSPASGSFNLDTPEIHRCSSAMTTNRNLLGVLCASDERGDLYLSGDDIEEFSRTVLPALDPIPAGNAGNADGAGNSNNADDIDNAANDTDSEGNSLSGKTNVDDPSADKPSQDGMSKGDSENPSQNGMDVSDSNNLVQSDTGKTPSNGLLQNGASATSDTDSAVTDDLTPNTSRGTSHHGIAVKLPPELIKMRRVPCHIETYLDRDKNGITCDVQARYGDERFHVFSGIGPNEPVARDRETERLAVEAVRQYFPMPDGPIARIKEDNDKAIYKLLNEGLPVLRGLGEVFSTPSFDGLTSSPHPVFKIGLSIKSGLVEISPIADEIDPSEVPALLNSYRKRRKFHRLRNGAFVNMADVDTSKLDEVSSDLGLKPVDLDSGAVSVPAYEAYYLDNEAEDSDKSDEFRSYLNDLRVIDPKIYKVPKSLARVLRPYQVEGFRWLNAVADKGFGGILADEMGLGKTVQMLSYLVARRDEQRQIGPNLIVCPASLVYNWAAECAKFAPELSVQVLAGSKAERRAMLKNTKAWYEGRKAASAGRSGTGISYNKSRNSGSNTDKSERLTVNQNVSGVQQASFDISMDDSDLLKRNQVLYGSDDELLTSNLSVSGKRSGNSNSLVSGNPQSHNPSVSAARVGSGNTVASAAVDDDGWQSADSPQPLEDDETDTPQWVAPDVLITSYDLLRRDIDDYDGLQCYCMTLDEAQYIKNHATKSARAVRTVTARHRFALTGTPIENRLSELWSIFDFLMPGMLGAYKHFRDRFEMPILSGDENAQAKLQAFVGPFILRRLKSQVLKDLPDKIENVITVQLEGEQRRLYAALEQQLRATLNKQRDIEYKTGKIQILAQLTRLRQACCDPRLLFSNVGSNVVKKDAHVWGAPSREVERADDEPIDELSETADASANAIVGNDGSTAHNASDTSKSGTSAKPRKVTSAKLDAIEELVSSCQDAGRKMLIFSQFTSFLDLIAERLRKNGVAYNVITGATPKRKRLELVDQFNSDDTPVFLISLKAGNTGLNLTGACVVVHADPWWNAAAQEQATDRAHRIGQTQDVNVYQIVAKDTIEERILKMQQSKSDLAHRFVDNAGTGTSAGISNLTKDDLLQLLG; via the coding sequence TTGGATTGGCATGCGTCGGTGTACGGGTCGAGGACTGGGAGCTCGGGGGGATTCGGGCTTGGATCAGGTTCCGACGACGATACGTTCGGCGGGATTGCTGACCCTGACGGCGGCGTGACCTTCGGTGCGGCCGAGCCGGCGGTGCCCGAAAAGGTCTTGCGACAGCGTGGAGGCAAGGCTTTCTACCGTGCCTATGAGGTCATTTCCAGCGGGCGTATGCACAATCTGACCTGCACGCCCGGCGAGGACGGTACGTTGCTGGCTGCTTCCGTGGAGCCGGCGGACGAATTCGCGGACGATTACGCGGTGAGTGCCCGCATCGATGAGAATCATGGTGAAATCATCGACTCGTATTGCACATGCCCGGCGTTCGGCCGTTTCGGAACTATTTGCAAGCATGTCATCGCATTGATTATGCAATACAATGACACGCCGCAAAAGTTCGAGGAGCGGGGCAACGGTGTCGCGGCAACGGGAGCGCGGGGCGGCGCGGGAATCGGCGCTCGCCGTCAGAAGGTTGTTCGTCGCACCTCGCGTGTGCTGCGCTCGTTCATGCAGCAGGAGGATACCCAGCTTCAAGAGCAGGCCAAAAACCGTCAGCTGGATTTGCTCAAGGAGGTCAGCAGCCGAGCCTCCGGCGACATCGGCAGCGGGGTGGCGCTGAGCCGTCACATGCCCATCGGCTCGGTCGTGCTGCGCCCGATGCTCGAAAATTCGGGCCGCGACTGGTATCTGCGCCTGCATATCGCCGTTCCGTCCAAAGGCATTTCCTACGTCGTCAAGGACGTGCGTGCGTTGGTCGAGGCCGTGCAACACCGAGAATTCGTCACGTATGGTAAAAAGCTGGCGTTTGTGCATTCCCGCGATTCGTTCGACGAACGTTCACGCTCGATTCTGGCCATTCTCGGCCGTGCCATCGAGATTCGCAAAAGCGTTTCCGGCGATTACGAGTTTTATCAGAGCAAAGCGGAAGCCCAAGAAATGCGGCTTTCCGACGACGAGACCGCGGAACTACTGGATTTGTTCGTCGACGCCGACGCGACGTTGGACTACGTACCGCTTCACGGCAATTTCGCCTCGGCGGTTCCGGTTCGCGTTGTCGAAGGTGACCCTGATTTGGGCCTTGAGGTCGTTCGTGCCGATGACGAGGATGGTGAGACGGATGGTTCAACGTCAGCGTCGATTCAAAAATCTACGAGACAAAAAGATGATAAATCGTCGCAAAAATATGGTTATGTTATTCGTCATTCCCTGAATATTCAGAAATTCATTATTGGGCGAGGCTCGTCGTTTGTAGTCGCCGGGTCACCGGCGAGTGGTTCGTTTAATTTGGACACGCCTGAGATTCACCGTTGTTCCAGTGCCATGACCACGAACCGCAACCTGCTGGGAGTGCTCTGCGCTTCAGACGAACGCGGCGATCTGTATTTGAGCGGCGATGATATCGAGGAATTTTCGCGCACGGTACTGCCCGCACTCGACCCAATTCCTGCGGGGAACGCCGGTAATGCTGACGGAGCTGGTAATTCGAATAACGCCGACGACATTGACAACGCTGCCAATGATACCGATTCCGAAGGTAATTCCTTATCCGGCAAAACCAATGTGGACGATCCGTCGGCGGATAAACCGTCGCAAGATGGTATGAGCAAAGGCGATTCAGAAAATCCGTCGCAAAACGGGATGGACGTATCTGATTCCAATAATCTGGTGCAAAGCGATACTGGCAAGACTCCGTCAAATGGATTATTGCAAAACGGTGCGAGTGCGACTTCCGATACAGATTCTGCAGTAACCGACGATTTGACGCCGAACACTTCGCGGGGCACCTCACATCATGGTATCGCCGTCAAGCTGCCGCCCGAACTGATCAAAATGCGCCGCGTGCCCTGCCATATCGAGACGTATCTCGACCGGGACAAGAACGGCATCACCTGCGACGTGCAGGCGCGTTACGGCGACGAACGTTTCCATGTCTTCTCAGGTATTGGTCCCAACGAGCCTGTTGCGCGCGACCGTGAAACCGAGCGCCTGGCCGTTGAAGCCGTGCGCCAGTATTTCCCGATGCCCGACGGTCCGATTGCGCGCATCAAGGAAGACAACGACAAGGCGATTTACAAGCTGCTGAACGAGGGGCTACCGGTCTTGCGAGGCCTCGGCGAGGTGTTCTCCACGCCGAGTTTCGACGGACTCACCTCTTCGCCGCATCCCGTTTTTAAGATCGGCCTGTCCATCAAGTCCGGCCTGGTTGAGATCTCGCCGATTGCCGACGAAATCGACCCGTCCGAAGTGCCGGCATTACTCAACAGCTACCGCAAGCGTCGCAAGTTCCACCGCCTGCGCAACGGCGCTTTCGTCAACATGGCTGACGTCGACACCAGCAAGCTCGACGAGGTCAGCAGTGACTTGGGGCTGAAGCCGGTCGACCTCGATTCCGGCGCCGTTTCCGTGCCCGCTTACGAGGCCTATTACCTTGACAATGAAGCTGAAGACAGCGATAAAAGCGACGAGTTCCGCAGCTATTTGAACGATTTGCGCGTCATCGACCCGAAGATTTACAAGGTGCCGAAGTCGCTCGCGCGCGTGCTGCGCCCGTATCAGGTCGAGGGATTCCGCTGGCTCAACGCCGTGGCCGACAAAGGTTTCGGCGGTATTCTTGCCGATGAGATGGGCTTGGGCAAGACTGTGCAGATGCTTTCGTATCTGGTTGCGCGGCGTGACGAACAACGCCAAATCGGCCCGAACCTCATCGTTTGCCCGGCGTCTCTGGTCTATAACTGGGCCGCGGAATGCGCCAAATTCGCTCCCGAACTCAGCGTGCAGGTGCTTGCCGGTTCCAAGGCCGAACGCCGCGCGATGCTCAAGAATACGAAAGCTTGGTACGAAGGTAGAAAAGCGGCTAGTGCTGGTAGATCTGGAACGGGAATCAGTTATAACAAGTCTCGTAATTCTGGTTCGAATACCGACAAATCCGAGCGTCTGACTGTTAATCAGAATGTCTCCGGGGTGCAGCAGGCGAGTTTTGATATTTCGATGGATGATTCGGACCTTCTGAAGCGCAATCAGGTGCTCTATGGTTCGGATGACGAGCTACTGACTTCTAATCTGTCAGTCTCGGGGAAGCGGAGTGGTAATTCTAATTCGTTGGTTTCGGGAAATCCGCAGTCTCATAATCCGTCGGTTTCCGCCGCACGCGTCGGTAGCGGTAATACTGTTGCATCCGCTGCAGTGGATGACGACGGGTGGCAAAGCGCCGATAGCCCGCAGCCGCTTGAAGATGACGAAACTGACACGCCACAATGGGTTGCGCCTGACGTGCTGATTACTTCATATGACTTGCTGCGCCGCGATATCGACGATTACGATGGCCTCCAATGCTATTGTATGACGCTTGACGAGGCGCAATATATCAAGAACCACGCCACCAAATCCGCCCGTGCCGTGCGAACCGTGACCGCACGACACCGTTTCGCCCTGACCGGCACGCCGATCGAAAATCGGCTTTCCGAGCTGTGGAGCATCTTCGATTTCCTGATGCCTGGCATGCTCGGGGCCTACAAGCACTTCCGCGACCGCTTCGAAATGCCGATTCTCTCCGGCGACGAAAACGCGCAGGCCAAACTGCAGGCGTTCGTCGGCCCATTCATTCTGCGGCGTTTGAAGTCGCAGGTTCTGAAGGATCTGCCCGACAAGATCGAAAACGTCATCACCGTCCAGCTGGAAGGGGAACAGCGCAGGCTTTACGCCGCGCTCGAGCAGCAGCTGCGTGCGACGCTCAACAAGCAGCGCGACATCGAATACAAGACCGGCAAGATTCAGATTTTGGCCCAGCTCACCCGCCTGCGTCAGGCCTGTTGCGACCCGCGACTGCTCTTCAGCAATGTCGGCAGCAACGTCGTCAAGAAGGACGCGCACGTCTGGGGTGCACCGAGTCGTGAGGTCGAGCGTGCCGATGACGAGCCGATTGACGAGCTCAGCGAAACCGCTGATGCGTCGGCGAACGCGATTGTAGGGAATGACGGTTCAACGGCTCACAATGCTTCTGACACTTCGAAATCCGGAACGTCCGCCAAACCTCGCAAGGTCACGTCCGCCAAGCTCGACGCCATCGAGGAACTGGTCTCCAGCTGTCAGGACGCCGGCCGCAAGATGCTGATTTTCTCACAGTTCACCAGCTTCCTCGACCTGATCGCCGAGCGTCTGCGCAAGAACGGTGTCGCCTACAACGTCATCACCGGTGCCACCCCCAAGCGCAAGCGTCTCGAGCTGGTCGACCAGTTCAACTCCGACGACACTCCCGTTTTCCTGATTTCTCTGAAGGCCGGCAACACGGGCCTGAACCTCACGGGCGCCTGCGTGGTGGTGCATGCCGACCCGTGGTGGAACGCTGCCGCGCAGGAGCAGGCCACCGACCGCGCTCATCGCATCGGCCAGACCCAGGACGTCAACGTCTATCAGATCGTCGCCAAAGACACCATCGAGGAGCGCATCCTCAAAATGCAGCAGTCCAAGAGCGATCTCGCCCATCGTTTCGTAGACAACGCCGGCACCGGCACTTCCGCCGGCATCTCGAACCTCACCAAGGACGATTTGTTGCAGTTGTTGGGGTAG
- a CDS encoding excinuclease ABC subunit UvrA, translated as MNATSGDDNNRKDRAGTNVAGSSIPQAIEVRGARVHNLQDIDVSIPLNELVGIAGVSGSGKSSLALGVLYAEGSRRYLDALSTYTRRRMTQAEKPQVDSVRFIPPALALRQRPDVGGMRSTFGTSTETLNVLRLMFSRLASHRCPNGHYQKPTLDVAAEIPIHCAVCGALVEPPSAEQMAFNSTGACPKCQGTGTIHEVNDSALVPDENLTIDEGAVVPWRTFGFNVQPDIVREFGVRTDVPFKELTDKERDVVFNGPEEKKPITITSIKGVHHIDFTFRNARLTVTKELDRANDEKRLAKVSKFLVERTCPDCGGSRLNVAARAPKIGKYNLAEVTAWPLRKVLEWAKTVPESLPQDMRQMAESLVDTLEDMGRRLIQLGLGYLTLDRASTTLSTGERQRAQLSRAVRNETTGVLYVLDEPSTGLHPANIEGLIGVMRDLLASGNSVVFVDHDVHVLNAADYFIEMGPGAGSRGGRILAQGAPAEILHNPKSRIAGFLDGSQPVVVRKHLALPPVSPDLRRFMNMPSPNDEVANYQRKGDQQSNHVHAKVTSAKAVTTPTVGDQANVSANVAVTDSHWITMATDTIHTVHPLHVAIPRGRMTAVTGVSGSGKTTMILESLIPALQAQENHTPLPSHVRSLDAAGITRVRLVDSTPIGINVRSTVATYTGIMDMLRKAFASTASAKKRKLKVSAFSYNTGTLRCPQCDGTGQISLDIQFLPDVTIICPTCEGRRYRPEVNDVRLATPTHPQGLTLPEVLDLEVDDALDVFALNADFGSAAGSSSDSSSRRSSNQKRLTPAGSTSGLSSRNTSNQKRLSALSGASDANESLNDSDSGDMITLALLKRIHKALETLHDLGLGYLTLGEDTPNLSGGEAQRLKLSNELGKRQSTSLFVLDEPTTGLHPLDVRTLIDVLQRLIKGGATVIFIEHDLDMIANADYVIDMGPGGGEEDGTVVATGTPDEIADDPASITGRYLAQHLAGSDSQAAK; from the coding sequence ATGAACGCGACGAGTGGTGACGACAATAATCGGAAAGATCGCGCCGGAACCAATGTAGCCGGTTCTTCAATCCCGCAGGCCATCGAAGTGCGGGGCGCCCGCGTCCACAATCTTCAGGATATCGACGTTTCCATTCCGTTGAACGAACTTGTCGGCATCGCAGGGGTTTCAGGTTCCGGCAAATCGTCGCTGGCGTTGGGCGTGCTCTATGCCGAGGGTTCGCGTCGCTATCTTGACGCGCTTTCGACCTATACCCGTCGCCGGATGACTCAGGCCGAGAAACCGCAGGTCGATTCCGTACGGTTCATCCCGCCGGCTTTGGCGCTGCGACAGCGTCCGGACGTCGGCGGCATGCGCTCGACTTTCGGCACTTCAACGGAGACCCTGAACGTGCTGCGGTTGATGTTCTCGCGACTCGCCTCGCATCGCTGCCCGAACGGGCATTATCAGAAACCGACGCTCGATGTCGCCGCCGAAATCCCGATTCATTGCGCTGTCTGTGGCGCACTCGTCGAACCTCCCAGCGCCGAGCAGATGGCGTTCAATTCTACCGGTGCCTGTCCGAAATGTCAGGGAACCGGAACCATTCACGAAGTCAACGATTCCGCGTTGGTTCCTGACGAAAACCTCACCATCGACGAAGGTGCCGTCGTGCCGTGGCGCACGTTCGGTTTCAACGTCCAGCCCGATATCGTCCGCGAATTCGGGGTGCGCACCGATGTTCCGTTCAAGGAACTGACCGACAAGGAACGTGACGTCGTTTTCAATGGGCCGGAGGAGAAGAAGCCGATTACCATCACTTCGATCAAAGGCGTGCACCATATCGACTTCACGTTCCGCAACGCGAGGTTGACGGTGACCAAGGAACTCGATCGTGCCAACGACGAGAAGCGTCTGGCCAAAGTCTCGAAGTTTCTGGTCGAGAGGACTTGCCCGGATTGTGGCGGGTCGCGTTTGAATGTTGCAGCAAGAGCTCCGAAAATCGGCAAGTATAACCTTGCCGAGGTCACGGCATGGCCGTTGCGCAAGGTGCTCGAATGGGCCAAAACGGTTCCGGAATCCTTGCCGCAGGATATGCGACAGATGGCCGAAAGTCTGGTCGATACGTTAGAGGACATGGGTCGCAGGCTCATCCAGCTTGGTTTGGGTTATTTGACACTCGATCGCGCCAGTACCACACTTTCCACCGGCGAACGGCAGCGTGCCCAGCTCTCGCGTGCAGTGCGCAACGAGACCACGGGCGTGCTATACGTGCTCGACGAGCCTTCCACCGGCTTGCATCCGGCCAATATCGAAGGACTGATTGGTGTGATGCGAGACTTGCTGGCTTCCGGCAATTCTGTGGTCTTCGTCGACCATGATGTCCACGTTCTCAACGCTGCGGATTATTTCATCGAAATGGGTCCGGGTGCCGGAAGCCGGGGTGGGCGTATACTCGCGCAAGGTGCGCCGGCTGAAATATTACATAACCCGAAGTCACGTATCGCCGGTTTTCTTGACGGTTCCCAGCCGGTAGTTGTCCGCAAACATCTCGCGCTGCCGCCGGTTTCTCCGGACTTGCGCAGGTTTATGAATATGCCAAGTCCGAATGATGAGGTCGCCAATTATCAACGCAAAGGTGATCAACAATCGAATCATGTTCATGCAAAAGTGACTTCAGCCAAGGCTGTAACCACGCCAACGGTTGGTGATCAAGCCAATGTCTCGGCGAATGTCGCAGTGACTGATTCCCATTGGATCACCATGGCCACCGATACCATCCATACCGTGCATCCGCTGCATGTCGCCATTCCGCGCGGGCGGATGACCGCAGTCACCGGCGTCTCAGGATCCGGTAAAACGACGATGATTCTGGAGTCGCTGATTCCCGCTTTGCAGGCGCAAGAGAACCACACGCCGCTGCCGTCACATGTTCGTTCTCTTGATGCTGCCGGCATCACACGTGTGCGCTTGGTCGATTCCACGCCCATCGGTATCAACGTTCGTTCGACGGTCGCCACCTACACAGGCATCATGGATATGCTGCGTAAGGCATTCGCTTCTACGGCATCAGCCAAGAAGCGCAAGCTCAAGGTCTCCGCGTTTTCCTACAACACCGGAACGCTCCGTTGCCCGCAATGCGACGGTACCGGTCAGATCAGCCTCGATATCCAGTTCCTTCCTGACGTCACCATCATCTGCCCGACCTGCGAAGGACGGCGATATCGTCCGGAAGTCAACGATGTGCGGCTCGCGACGCCGACGCATCCACAAGGGTTGACGCTTCCCGAAGTGCTGGATTTGGAGGTGGACGATGCCCTCGATGTCTTTGCCCTCAATGCCGATTTTGGCTCGGCTGCGGGTTCGTCTTCTGATTCGTCTTCACGTCGTTCCTCTAACCAAAAACGGCTAACTCCGGCTGGTTCGACTTCCGGTTTATCTTCACGTAATACATCTAATCAAAAACGGCTGTCAGCTTTGTCTGGTGCCTCAGATGCCAATGAATCTTTGAATGATTCCGATTCTGGCGATATGATCACCTTGGCCCTGCTTAAACGTATTCACAAGGCGCTGGAAACGCTTCACGACCTCGGCCTCGGCTACCTCACCTTGGGAGAAGACACCCCGAACCTTTCCGGTGGCGAAGCTCAGCGTCTCAAGCTTTCCAACGAACTCGGCAAGCGGCAGAGCACGTCGCTTTTTGTCCTTGACGAACCGACGACCGGTTTGCATCCACTGGACGTGCGTACGTTGATTGACGTCTTGCAACGCCTCATCAAAGGCGGAGCCACGGTGATCTTCATCGAGCACGACCTCGATATGATCGCCAACGCCGACTACGTCATCGACATGGGCCCAGGCGGTGGCGAGGAAGATGGTACGGTCGTCGCCACCGGCACGCCTGACGAGATTGCCGATGACCCCGCCAGCATCACCGGACGCTACCTGGCCCAACATCTGGCTGGTAGTGATAGCCAAGCAGCAAAGTGA
- the msrA gene encoding peptide-methionine (S)-S-oxide reductase MsrA — protein sequence MAKNENQNGNTTSAETQTAYFAGGCFWGIERYFQGVDGVTDTQVGYAQSRKANPTYEEVCSGATDAAETVRVSYDTKRVTLRTLTLLFLDVIDPFSVNQQGNDTGRQYRSAMFCLDEVQKAIYEKALQQLAAREGREPAVIVEPLRNFYPAETYHQDYLDKNPGGYCHIPVAKLLNVGKRQRYIERVWDLDPEQYAVTQEAATERPFTNKYDQNFEPGIYVDVVSGEPLFLSTDKFDAGCGWPAFSKPIDASALTEHRDTKLPGRPRIEIRTANSQIHLGHVFDDGPQERGGLRYCMNSASLRFVPRDQMETQGYGKYLKLLDSAQ from the coding sequence ATGGCAAAAAACGAAAACCAAAATGGGAACACGACCAGCGCGGAGACCCAGACCGCTTACTTCGCCGGCGGGTGTTTCTGGGGCATCGAACGGTATTTCCAAGGCGTCGATGGGGTCACCGACACGCAGGTCGGCTACGCGCAGTCTCGCAAGGCGAACCCAACGTATGAAGAGGTCTGCTCCGGGGCCACCGACGCAGCGGAGACCGTGCGCGTGAGCTATGACACGAAACGCGTAACCTTGCGGACGCTGACGCTGCTGTTTTTGGACGTCATCGACCCGTTCTCAGTGAATCAGCAGGGCAACGACACCGGACGGCAGTACCGAAGTGCCATGTTTTGCCTTGACGAAGTGCAGAAGGCCATATACGAGAAGGCTTTGCAACAGCTTGCGGCACGTGAGGGACGCGAACCAGCGGTGATTGTCGAGCCGCTGCGCAACTTCTACCCCGCCGAGACCTACCATCAGGATTATCTTGACAAGAACCCCGGCGGATACTGCCATATTCCGGTGGCCAAACTCCTGAACGTCGGCAAGCGCCAGCGTTATATCGAGCGCGTCTGGGATCTCGACCCGGAGCAGTATGCGGTCACCCAGGAGGCCGCTACAGAGCGTCCGTTTACCAACAAATACGACCAGAACTTCGAGCCCGGCATCTACGTGGACGTCGTGAGCGGCGAACCGCTGTTCCTTTCCACTGACAAGTTCGACGCAGGCTGCGGCTGGCCGGCGTTCTCGAAGCCGATCGACGCGTCTGCCCTGACCGAGCACCGCGACACCAAACTTCCCGGCCGGCCGCGCATCGAAATCCGCACCGCCAACTCGCAGATTCATCTGGGCCACGTCTTCGATGACGGACCACAGGAGCGCGGAGGGCTGCGCTACTGCATGAACTCGGCCTCGCTGCGTTTCGTGCCGCGCGACCAGATGGAAACGCAGGGGTACGGCAAGTATCTGAAGCTGCTCGACAGCGCTCAGTGA
- a CDS encoding type II toxin-antitoxin system RelB/DinJ family antitoxin, translating into MAKLTMNIDPELKQDAAELFEKMGLNMTTAITMFLKQSVRDGMLPFQPSSYPTGFKIGYPKHQMDPEKMIEEAKADRASIKLPSYMGRLTPDDVKEELSHREK; encoded by the coding sequence ATGGCAAAACTGACGATGAACATCGACCCGGAACTCAAGCAGGACGCGGCGGAGCTTTTCGAAAAAATGGGGCTCAATATGACCACGGCCATCACGATGTTCCTGAAACAGAGCGTGCGCGACGGCATGCTACCCTTCCAGCCATCCTCCTACCCCACCGGGTTCAAAATCGGGTACCCGAAGCATCAGATGGATCCCGAGAAAATGATTGAAGAAGCCAAGGCAGATAGGGCGTCGATAAAATTGCCTTCCTATATGGGAAGACTCACACCGGATGACGTCAAAGAGGAGTTGTCACACCGTGAAAAATAA
- a CDS encoding type I restriction-modification system subunit M encodes MATQDSKNQRDELHKAIWNIAEKERNAVDSWDFKAYIFCFLFYRFISEDLAEYIDKGEHETGNKTFSYVDLNDEDAEMAREDVTKEKGFFVLPSQLFQNVAKNPEKDDKLNITVKNIFSDIERSSVGTASEDDFKGLFDDVDVTSTKLGANLAERNARLAGIITGIRDLDFGNIRDADIDLFGDAYEYLMNMYASNAGKSGGEYFTPQEVAELLARIVIGHRTYVNKVYDPACGSGSLLLRFAKILGQENVRQGFFGQEKNPTTYNLARINMFLHHINFDRFDIAQGDTLINPKHWDDQPFDAIVSNPPYSTHWKGDSDPTLINDPRFSPAGVLAPKGYADLAFTMHMFSWLSTDGTAAIVEFPGVLYRGGAEEKIREYLVHGNYVSAVIQLPANLFFGVTIATCILVLSKSKSDDKVLFVDASEQFGHVGNKNKLMPENIDKIASTVVERTEEQYFSKLVSIDEIGNSVNHYNLSVGIWVEKKDTTEKVDIVELNQKIKKIVKRENELRKQIDGIVAGLKEE; translated from the coding sequence ATGGCGACGCAGGATAGCAAGAACCAACGCGATGAGTTGCATAAGGCGATTTGGAACATTGCTGAGAAGGAGCGCAATGCTGTTGACAGTTGGGATTTCAAGGCATATATATTTTGCTTCCTGTTCTATCGCTTCATTTCTGAAGATCTTGCTGAATATATTGATAAAGGTGAGCACGAAACCGGCAACAAAACTTTTTCATACGTTGATTTAAATGATGAAGACGCTGAGATGGCTCGTGAAGATGTGACAAAGGAGAAGGGCTTCTTTGTGTTGCCTTCTCAGCTGTTCCAGAACGTTGCGAAAAATCCCGAAAAAGACGACAAGCTCAATATAACGGTTAAAAATATCTTTTCTGACATAGAGCGCTCAAGCGTAGGTACTGCTTCTGAAGACGACTTCAAGGGGTTGTTTGATGATGTTGACGTTACCAGTACTAAGTTAGGTGCCAATCTTGCTGAACGTAATGCGAGACTTGCTGGCATAATCACTGGCATTCGAGATCTTGATTTTGGAAACATTCGAGATGCTGATATTGATTTGTTTGGTGATGCATACGAATACCTGATGAATATGTATGCTAGCAATGCCGGTAAATCTGGAGGCGAATACTTTACGCCTCAGGAAGTTGCCGAGTTGCTTGCCCGCATCGTGATAGGACATCGAACCTATGTCAACAAAGTCTATGATCCGGCATGTGGGTCAGGTTCATTGTTGTTGCGTTTCGCAAAAATTCTTGGACAAGAAAACGTACGTCAGGGTTTCTTCGGACAAGAAAAGAACCCAACTACATACAATCTTGCCCGAATCAATATGTTCCTTCACCATATTAATTTTGATCGTTTCGATATTGCGCAAGGAGATACACTCATCAATCCTAAACACTGGGATGACCAGCCATTCGATGCTATTGTTTCCAATCCGCCGTATTCGACGCATTGGAAAGGTGATAGTGACCCGACACTTATTAATGATCCACGATTCTCTCCTGCCGGAGTATTGGCGCCAAAAGGTTATGCAGATTTGGCTTTTACTATGCATATGTTTTCGTGGTTGTCTACAGATGGAACCGCAGCGATTGTTGAGTTTCCCGGCGTCCTTTATCGAGGTGGAGCAGAAGAAAAGATTAGAGAATATCTGGTTCATGGAAATTATGTCAGTGCAGTTATCCAGTTGCCGGCTAACCTTTTCTTCGGAGTTACTATCGCGACTTGCATTCTGGTGCTAAGCAAATCAAAATCTGATGACAAAGTATTGTTCGTGGACGCTTCAGAGCAATTCGGACATGTCGGCAACAAAAACAAACTTATGCCGGAAAACATCGATAAGATTGCTTCCACTGTGGTCGAACGTACTGAAGAACAGTACTTTTCGAAATTAGTTAGTATCGATGAAATCGGTAACAGTGTGAACCATTACAATCTTTCTGTTGGTATCTGGGTGGAGAAAAAGGATACAACAGAGAAAGTCGATATTGTTGAGCTAAATCAGAAAATTAAAAAAATTGTGAAACGTGAGAATGAATTGCGCAAGCAGATTGACGGAATCGTTGCTGGTCTGAAGGAGGAATAA
- a CDS encoding PIN domain-containing protein — protein sequence MKNKIFLDTNFLLDIMATDRPNSDAAFSFFMRVSHSHEPNVAVCAGSLKDAYYISRHDMPETKRRNWMRRFIDAFEVLPIDNAICKTAVNSDEPDFEDGIIRACAERWQADCLVSRDAKAFLNSSVPKISSDEFVSNLDDGLTEG from the coding sequence GTGAAAAATAAAATTTTCCTAGATACCAATTTTCTGCTTGATATCATGGCCACCGACCGCCCAAATTCGGATGCAGCATTTTCGTTCTTCATGCGAGTCTCCCATAGCCACGAGCCCAATGTCGCAGTCTGCGCGGGAAGTCTTAAAGATGCCTATTACATCTCGCGTCATGACATGCCAGAAACGAAACGACGCAATTGGATGCGCAGATTTATCGACGCCTTCGAAGTTCTCCCAATCGACAATGCGATTTGCAAAACAGCAGTCAATTCCGACGAACCAGATTTTGAAGACGGGATTATCCGCGCATGTGCCGAGCGTTGGCAGGCCGACTGCCTTGTCTCGCGCGATGCCAAGGCATTCCTCAATTCGTCAGTGCCCAAAATCAGCAGTGACGAGTTTGTCAGTAATCTCGATGACGGACTAACCGAAGGATAA